A part of Aegilops tauschii subsp. strangulata cultivar AL8/78 chromosome 2, Aet v6.0, whole genome shotgun sequence genomic DNA contains:
- the LOC109785581 gene encoding exocyst complex component EXO70A3-like — translation MTEQLASMPEESTTGFTAPCRPRTSYHELIQAVPVSGSPIRWSLPNSQSGRNGLSSYSSSGASNSCPSNNSGNSSGTISVSAAIVDNGELTRIAHQMVNDGYIWHMVQAFDDASSAPAAFKHGGGVRGHALENWFLELDIDWVLQIDDEHGLQRLLRDKPVTTQELVDKWVRALTVIVASITETEYEFAFHRTPAVALFGKASITEMLNVVDVIVPALEAKKLQAVLDMFACVCGTSHMIRPVMISREAQSIFKEIGNSLEREGIRLSEIISNSTKEVRTLVEEDDSWAIEILRGRGEVHKNTRFIMDCIVSMTIARTSMHNSAPSNNSENLDGLIDIEYLLLRKSWLLLDPSLRYLFLLNNSYFVAHVVSESSGSFIPDDPWDLTPKLTPECKKYMDSYLDFSWGHVLSCIPKSRSLGLIHRLVNTPSLAKFQSAFHETYQAQKFWKVPDPRLREALRRAIIERVITGYRNYLEEHPELEKHVGRQSSSPQVLEEMLGELYEG, via the coding sequence ATGACGGAGCAGCTTGCTTCCATGCCGGAGGAGAGCACCACCGGCTTCACAGCTCCCTGCCGGCCGCGCACTTCCTACCACGAGTTGATCCAGGCAGTCCCCGTCTCCGGATCGCCGATAAGATGGAGTCTCCCCAACTCTCAGTCCGGCCGTAACGGATTATCCAGCTACTCAAGCTCAGGTGCCTCGAATTCTTGTCCGTCCAACAACTCCGGCAATTCCAGCGGAACCATTTCGGTGTCCGCCGCCATTGTCGACAATGGTGAGCTCACGCGGATCGCTCACCAAATGGTCAACGACGGATACATCTGGCACATGGTCCAAGCATTCGACGACGCCTCATCTGCACCGGCGGCATTCAAACATGGTGGTGGTGTCCGGGGCCATGCCCTGGAGAATTGGTTCTTGGAGCTCGACATCGACTGGGTTCTCCAAATCGATGACGAGCATGGCTTACAACGGCTGCTCCGAGACAAGCCGGTCACGACGCAAGAATTGGTCGACAAGTGGGTCCGGGCTCTTACCGTGATTGTTGCCAGTATCACTGAGACAGAGTACGAATTCGCCTTCCACAGGACGCCGGCAGTCGCACTGTTTGGCAAAGCGAGCATCACCGAGATGCTCAATGTCGTCGATGTCATCGTCCCTGCTCTCGAAGCCAAGAAGCTGCAGGCCGTGCTTGACATGTTTGCCTGCGTATGTGGTACGTCGCACATGATTAGGCCGGTCATGATCTCTCGAGAAGCCCAAAGCATTTTCAAAGAGATAGGCAACTCGTTAGAGAGAGAAGGAATCAGGCTAAGCGAGATCATATCAAACAGCACCAAGGAGGTGAGGACACTCGTGGAGGAAGATGATTCATGGGCTATCGAGATCCTGCGAGGAAGAGGAGAGGTTCACAAGAACACTCGGTTCATCATGGATTGCATAGTATCCATGACGATTGCACGAACATCAATGCACAACTCTGCACCGAGCAACAACAGTGAAAACCTTGATGGCCTGATCGATATCGAGTATCTGCTTCTGAGAAAATCATGGTTGCTCTTAGATCCAAGCCTCAGGTACTTGTTCCTGCTCAATAATTCCTATTTCGTAGCTCATGTAGTCTCTGAGTCATCAGGATCGTTCATTCCTGATGATCCGTGGGACCTCACACCTAAACTTACGCCTGAATGTAAGAAGTACATGGATAGTTATCTCGATTTTTCTTGGGGACATGTGCTCTCCTGCATACCAAAATCGAGATCTCTTGGATTGATCCATCGTTTGGTCAATACCCCTTCACTGGCCAAATTCCAGTCAGCATTTCACGAAACGTATCAGGCTCAGAAGTTCTGGAAGGTTCCAGACCCTCGGCTCAGAGAAGCGCTGCGGAGAGCTATCATTGAGAGAGTCATTACAGGTTACCGTAACTACCTGGAGGAGCATCCGGAGCTAGAGAAACATGTTGGCCGCCAAAGCAGCAGTCCTCAAGTTTTGGAGGAGATGTTGGGAGAGCTATATGAAGGATGA